The proteins below are encoded in one region of Gemmatimonadota bacterium:
- a CDS encoding sulfatase-like hydrolase/transferase, which produces MSERPNILWLSLEDTSPRFGCYGDEVARTPNLDKLASEGCRYPNAFSTAGVCAPSRSAIITGMYQTAIGSQHMRTRHTNAHAPQMPTPYDVVPPHYVKCFPEYLRMAGYYCTNNTKTDYQFTPPITAWDELSAQAHWRNRPDGAPFFAVFNRTVTHESGMWPEKRPEVETDPDKVTLPPYIPNTPKARLALARHYDNIADNDAWVGEMLQQLEDDGLADNTIVFIWSDHGEGLPRAKRWPYDAGIRIPCIVRWPGELEPGSVNDRLVSMIDLGPTVLSLAGVQIPAHLQGQPFVGPQEKDRDYIFATRDRYDESYDMMRAVRDKRFKYIRNYMTENPYLLWIPYRNRHPALQEMWRLHLAGELEGVQNVMFQKRPVEELYDTENDPFEVNNLADDPAHAETLNRLCGALDDWREKYDVWGDVPEDQMVFRMWQGTEQPQTELPVFVPICEESPGREAALEGGTFKGPIIVQFYCGTQGASMAYQLAGDEHWRLYTGPIPLPKGETTIRAKAIRIGYKESEELEATFVVT; this is translated from the coding sequence ATGAGTGAAAGACCGAATATCCTATGGTTATCCTTAGAAGACACAAGCCCGCGATTCGGATGTTATGGCGATGAAGTGGCGCGCACGCCAAATCTCGACAAACTGGCATCCGAAGGATGCCGGTATCCCAATGCATTTTCAACAGCGGGTGTATGCGCACCGAGTCGCTCGGCAATTATTACGGGCATGTATCAAACGGCAATAGGCTCGCAGCACATGCGCACGCGCCACACCAATGCACATGCACCGCAAATGCCCACGCCCTACGACGTGGTACCACCGCATTATGTGAAATGCTTTCCAGAATATTTGCGGATGGCAGGGTATTACTGCACGAACAACACAAAAACCGATTATCAATTTACCCCGCCAATTACTGCCTGGGATGAATTGAGCGCACAAGCCCACTGGCGCAACCGCCCAGATGGCGCGCCCTTTTTTGCGGTATTTAATCGCACCGTAACGCACGAAAGCGGCATGTGGCCAGAGAAACGCCCAGAAGTAGAAACCGATCCAGATAAGGTCACACTACCGCCCTATATCCCCAATACACCCAAAGCGCGGTTGGCATTGGCGAGACATTACGACAACATCGCCGACAACGATGCGTGGGTTGGCGAAATGCTGCAGCAATTGGAAGACGATGGATTAGCAGACAACACAATTGTATTCATCTGGAGCGACCACGGCGAAGGTCTCCCCCGGGCCAAGCGTTGGCCCTATGATGCGGGCATTCGCATACCCTGCATCGTGCGCTGGCCGGGCGAATTGGAACCCGGCAGTGTCAACGATCGATTGGTCAGCATGATCGATCTGGGTCCAACTGTACTATCACTCGCTGGCGTACAAATCCCAGCCCATCTCCAGGGCCAACCCTTTGTTGGACCCCAGGAAAAAGACCGGGATTACATATTTGCAACGCGGGACCGTTACGATGAATCTTATGACATGATGCGCGCCGTGCGGGATAAGCGATTCAAATACATTCGAAACTACATGACGGAAAACCCGTATTTATTGTGGATCCCCTATCGCAATCGGCATCCCGCATTGCAGGAAATGTGGCGGCTCCATCTCGCGGGCGAATTGGAAGGTGTGCAAAATGTGATGTTTCAAAAACGCCCCGTAGAAGAATTATACGACACGGAAAATGACCCATTTGAAGTCAATAATCTCGCAGACGACCCCGCACACGCCGAAACATTGAACCGCTTGTGCGGGGCACTGGACGACTGGCGCGAAAAATACGACGTATGGGGCGATGTGCCCGAAGATCAGATGGTATTTCGCATGTGGCAGGGCACAGAGCAGCCGCAAACCGAATTACCGGTTTTTGTACCAATATGTGAAGAAAGCCCAGGCCGAGAAGCCGCGCTCGAAGGTGGAACCTTCAAGGGACCGATAATCGTACAATTTTACTGCGGCACCCAGGGCGCGTCAATGGCGTATCAACTCGCAGGCGATGAACACTGGCGATTGTACACCGGCCCCATTCCTCTGCCAAAAGGCGAGACCACAATTCGCGCCAAAGCCATTCGAATAGGATACAAAGAGAGTGAGGAATTGGAAGCGACTTTTGTCGTAACCTGA
- a CDS encoding Gfo/Idh/MocA family oxidoreductase produces MGSYRGAVIGCGRIGSTIDDEHVNRPQFRYPWAHAPAMIEAKGIDLIAASDLYVEQLDDFKSRWGVTALYTDYREMIAKEKPDIVSVTTRAEERAEVVTGVAEAGVKAIYATKPICRSLAEADAMIDVCRKNGVMLAIACHKNWSPWFHACLNSIRSGMIGNFSSMICNYGWRLSRGHSHTLALFRLFAGAPARWVFGNMNSDEEARGDSDLSGTGMIRYENGIRGFLSTGGWLNIDLVGSDGWISARNEHADFEMWTRHHETREPIRRQFPNPKRPRSSQQAAIEGLVENLNEGTEPLCPGEFGREALEIAIALRESHRRGGEKMELPLEDRSLTILA; encoded by the coding sequence ATGGGATCTTATCGGGGAGCTGTTATTGGATGTGGGCGGATCGGCAGTACTATTGATGATGAGCACGTAAATAGGCCCCAGTTTCGATATCCCTGGGCACATGCGCCCGCGATGATCGAAGCGAAGGGGATTGATCTGATTGCAGCTTCGGATCTTTACGTGGAGCAACTGGACGATTTCAAAAGTCGATGGGGCGTAACGGCACTTTATACCGATTACCGCGAGATGATCGCCAAAGAGAAGCCAGATATCGTCAGTGTGACGACACGGGCAGAGGAACGCGCAGAGGTCGTCACAGGGGTGGCGGAGGCTGGTGTTAAGGCGATTTATGCAACCAAGCCGATATGTCGTAGTCTGGCGGAAGCAGACGCGATGATCGATGTGTGTCGGAAGAATGGGGTTATGCTCGCTATTGCCTGTCACAAAAATTGGAGTCCGTGGTTCCACGCATGTCTAAATTCAATCCGAAGCGGCATGATTGGGAATTTCTCTTCGATGATCTGCAATTACGGCTGGCGGCTCTCACGCGGTCACAGCCATACGCTGGCTCTGTTTCGTCTTTTTGCCGGGGCACCTGCCAGGTGGGTATTTGGGAATATGAATAGTGATGAAGAGGCCCGCGGCGACAGCGATCTTTCAGGAACAGGGATGATTCGATACGAGAATGGCATCCGCGGATTTCTGAGTACCGGAGGATGGTTGAATATTGACTTAGTGGGAAGCGATGGATGGATAAGTGCCCGGAATGAACACGCAGATTTTGAGATGTGGACCAGGCATCACGAGACCAGAGAACCGATTCGACGACAATTTCCCAATCCCAAAAGACCTCGCAGTTCACAACAGGCCGCTATTGAAGGACTTGTCGAGAATCTAAATGAGGGCACAGAGCCGCTTTGTCCGGGAGAGTTTGGACGAGAAGCGCTGGAAATTGCCATTGCGTTGCGAGAATCGCATCGTCGCGGTGGAGAGAAGATGGAATTACCGCTCGAAGATCGAAGTCTGACCATTCTGGCGTAA
- a CDS encoding carboxypeptidase regulatory-like domain-containing protein, with translation MLIGYVSDERYVAVPEVLLEFEGEAGSFEARSRATGAVYSDLPSGKYSVTLYKSGYGFKTVPLEVPTKAPYQFRLLTDGLLGYMWPKWVQSGQPSEFRVHAVEAYKLSLWRYGWQKELVRPIGWYDEHGPRATMQITPDGDYTQAGIQWNAQGYTSPTHKQYITAPERSGLYYLHTKTESGVFFSFPWIVAPAKPSADVAVLASNINWNAYNNFGGRSNYIHAEKFPSRPTVNARFDLKRYTDPRHLLFTSKEYAPLSFDRPEPINFIAEEERITDPIEGRSNCHVAPAEWRLLGWLERGGYGYDLYAETQFHSGVLNLDDYRVLIISTHPEYWSADMYYKLKSWVFERGGKLMYLGGNGLNCEVVFTDEYTMVVRNGDKGGGFSHLQKLGLESRFHLFHESEANLLGVTCSETGIMTGAPYQVVDGAHDFFEGTGLKTGDIFGEKCLHMRCPGGASGHETDKMTESSPKNTQLLAKGLNPDEGGAEVVYHRTESGGEVFSVGSINYPSSLPVDESISAITKNVLDRFLD, from the coding sequence ATGCTGATTGGATATGTGAGCGATGAGCGATATGTGGCAGTGCCAGAGGTGCTGCTGGAGTTTGAAGGCGAGGCGGGGTCATTTGAGGCGCGTTCGCGGGCGACTGGTGCGGTTTATTCGGATTTGCCTTCCGGGAAGTATAGCGTGACACTTTACAAGTCGGGTTATGGCTTTAAAACAGTACCGCTTGAGGTACCGACTAAGGCTCCCTATCAGTTCCGGCTGTTGACCGATGGACTGCTGGGATATATGTGGCCAAAGTGGGTACAGTCCGGACAGCCTTCAGAGTTCAGGGTACACGCGGTGGAGGCGTACAAGCTGTCGCTGTGGCGGTATGGATGGCAGAAAGAGTTGGTGCGTCCAATTGGATGGTACGATGAACACGGCCCCCGGGCGACGATGCAAATTACGCCGGATGGGGATTATACGCAGGCCGGCATTCAATGGAATGCACAGGGTTATACCAGCCCGACACACAAGCAATATATAACGGCACCCGAACGGTCGGGATTGTATTATCTGCACACCAAGACGGAGTCAGGTGTGTTTTTCTCGTTTCCGTGGATTGTCGCACCCGCAAAGCCGAGTGCCGATGTTGCAGTGCTGGCGTCGAATATAAATTGGAATGCGTATAATAATTTTGGGGGGCGCAGCAATTACATCCACGCGGAGAAATTTCCATCCAGGCCCACCGTGAATGCGCGATTTGATCTCAAGCGATATACGGACCCCAGGCATTTGCTTTTTACTTCAAAGGAATATGCACCGCTGTCGTTCGACCGGCCTGAGCCAATCAATTTTATTGCAGAGGAGGAGCGGATTACCGATCCGATTGAGGGGCGGTCCAACTGTCATGTGGCCCCGGCAGAGTGGCGGTTGCTGGGGTGGCTGGAGCGGGGGGGCTATGGATACGATCTTTATGCGGAGACGCAGTTCCATTCCGGCGTATTGAATTTGGACGATTACCGGGTATTGATCATCAGTACGCATCCGGAGTACTGGTCGGCGGATATGTACTACAAGCTGAAGTCCTGGGTGTTTGAGCGGGGCGGCAAGCTGATGTATCTGGGTGGAAATGGTCTGAATTGCGAGGTGGTGTTTACAGATGAATATACGATGGTGGTGCGAAATGGAGATAAAGGCGGAGGGTTTAGCCATCTACAGAAGTTGGGATTGGAGAGTCGATTCCATCTGTTTCATGAGTCAGAGGCGAATCTCTTAGGTGTAACCTGTTCGGAGACGGGTATTATGACTGGCGCGCCTTATCAGGTGGTGGATGGGGCGCACGATTTCTTTGAAGGGACGGGGCTGAAGACGGGAGATATTTTTGGAGAGAAGTGTCTGCATATGCGGTGTCCGGGCGGTGCCTCTGGACACGAAACGGATAAGATGACAGAGAGTTCGCCAAAAAACACACAACTGTTAGCCAAAGGCTTAAACCCCGATGAGGGAGGCGCAGAGGTCGTATATCACCGCACCGAGAGCGGGGGAGAGGTGTTTTCGGTGGGGTCGATCAATTATCCCAGTTCGCTGCCGGTGGATGAGTCGATTTCGGCGATTACAAAGAATGTGCTGGATCGCTTTTTGGATTGA
- a CDS encoding amidohydrolase family protein: protein MIIDTHVHFYDTTRPGGVPWPPEDNELLYRPILPRHFVERTEKMGVTGTVVVEASKLVEDNQWILDLAADNPCIVGFVGSLDPRTEDFEKYLDRFSANSLYRGIRLGLQRGSLEDQAALMPQLQKLADRDLQLDLMTNGKQLPINAVIAEQIPDLRIVIDHVAHVEVTGEAPDPEWVQGIQTIAKYSNVYCKVSGMVERAAQQPAPDDPAYYVPTLDVLWHAFGEDRLVYGSNWLVCERAAPYETVLSIVTHYIENKGPEAMEKFFWKNSKAAYKWIER, encoded by the coding sequence ATGATTATTGATACGCACGTTCATTTTTACGATACGACGCGCCCCGGTGGGGTTCCCTGGCCGCCCGAAGACAATGAATTGCTCTATCGCCCCATTTTGCCGCGTCACTTTGTTGAACGCACTGAAAAGATGGGGGTGACCGGGACGGTTGTCGTTGAAGCCAGTAAGCTGGTTGAAGATAATCAGTGGATTCTGGATCTGGCAGCAGATAATCCCTGTATTGTCGGGTTTGTGGGTAGTCTGGATCCCAGGACCGAAGATTTTGAGAAGTATCTCGACCGCTTTTCAGCCAATTCGCTCTATCGCGGGATTCGTCTGGGTCTTCAGCGGGGCAGTTTGGAAGATCAAGCTGCTCTTATGCCACAACTTCAAAAATTGGCTGACCGCGATTTGCAACTCGATTTGATGACCAATGGCAAACAGTTGCCCATCAATGCTGTTATTGCCGAGCAAATTCCCGATCTGCGTATTGTTATCGACCATGTGGCACATGTTGAAGTGACGGGTGAAGCACCCGATCCCGAATGGGTTCAGGGTATTCAAACCATTGCTAAATACTCCAATGTGTATTGTAAGGTGTCTGGCATGGTCGAACGCGCAGCCCAACAACCCGCCCCCGATGATCCAGCTTATTATGTGCCTACGCTCGATGTGTTATGGCATGCTTTTGGTGAAGACCGCCTGGTCTATGGCAGCAATTGGCTCGTGTGCGAACGCGCAGCACCCTATGAGACGGTGCTCAGTATTGTCACCCATTATATTGAGAACAAGGGACCGGAAGCGATGGAGAAGTTCTTCTGGAAGAATTCAAAAGCTGCGTATAAGTGGATTGAGAGATAA
- a CDS encoding PQQ-binding-like beta-propeller repeat protein, whose amino-acid sequence MAIEIRGRVMDEPSGRGLSGVLVSNGEQIVQTDEEGRYALAVEPEAHRFVFVTVPDGFRATSGSYSSTRNWIDAQDGVDFGLVSAPERAARQFTLVQITDTHVVTEGEMLTSGEVLAEALQQLVQEADPDLIVVSGDLTNRGEFAELYRFREAQETVSTPVFPLFGGHDGNEERHEGVSQGGNTFTRHFEAVLGPSYYSFDWGGRHFAFYPNEQSFFSPEDQERKEVWFWRDLELQPADREIVVVVHTPPPVSFLEALSRYNVRLVLHGHWHSSKVFSYKEMVVAATPAFCFGGIDTSPRGYRVARFGQEGVEVELCAHKPTGVSLLSEDRPVEIALDEMGLRLRWELQLPGGLHRAAPVHAGDQLLLSLRDEGYPASNGVCCIEVGSGDLAWHARTDATVKNSVAVDDGICAAVSVTGRVHALEEASGRLLWHANLPGYPDRWVYTSPVIADGFLYAGAKAGYAAFDLKTGEQKWYVPVEDSDNWACYASPQVYEDLLFLLVPRRGLMALDRQSGDVAWEQQIGVEYPYPTPIVSGDLLVSGGDSSHLTALRAISGEVVWNKPILPSSYPTGLLVRDGRIYATTPEGDALCFDFNSGALLWRFQTEDSLLDMVPYRRGVQSILAAPVNFDDCLLISGCDGCLYALDAASGECRGRAAFGSPITAPPCVWGDGLFLGTYDGRFFYFERVGD is encoded by the coding sequence ATGGCGATTGAAATTCGAGGCAGGGTGATGGATGAACCATCTGGACGTGGTCTGAGCGGCGTTTTGGTTTCCAATGGAGAGCAGATCGTGCAGACGGATGAGGAGGGCCGGTACGCGCTTGCGGTGGAACCGGAGGCGCACCGGTTCGTATTTGTGACTGTTCCGGATGGTTTTCGGGCGACGTCGGGGTCCTACTCATCTACACGGAACTGGATCGACGCGCAAGATGGAGTGGATTTTGGGCTTGTGTCTGCGCCTGAACGGGCTGCACGACAGTTTACACTTGTGCAGATTACCGATACACACGTTGTGACGGAAGGGGAGATGCTGACGTCCGGAGAGGTTCTCGCCGAGGCACTACAGCAACTTGTCCAGGAAGCCGATCCGGATCTGATTGTGGTGAGCGGAGATCTCACGAACAGAGGAGAGTTTGCAGAGTTGTACCGTTTTCGAGAGGCACAGGAGACGGTTTCAACGCCGGTATTCCCGCTGTTCGGGGGGCACGATGGTAACGAGGAGCGCCACGAGGGGGTCTCACAGGGGGGTAATACGTTTACCCGGCATTTCGAAGCGGTGCTCGGTCCCTCGTATTATAGCTTTGATTGGGGGGGACGCCATTTTGCGTTTTATCCCAACGAGCAGTCGTTTTTTTCACCTGAGGACCAGGAGCGAAAGGAGGTGTGGTTTTGGAGAGATCTGGAACTACAGCCTGCGGATCGGGAGATCGTGGTGGTGGTTCACACGCCTCCGCCGGTTTCATTCTTGGAGGCGTTGAGCCGATATAATGTCCGCCTGGTGCTGCACGGACACTGGCATTCCAGCAAGGTGTTCTCTTACAAAGAGATGGTTGTGGCCGCAACTCCGGCGTTCTGTTTTGGCGGAATCGATACATCGCCGAGGGGCTACCGCGTCGCGCGGTTCGGACAGGAAGGGGTGGAAGTGGAACTCTGCGCGCACAAACCCACTGGCGTCTCGCTACTTTCCGAGGATAGGCCGGTGGAGATTGCGTTGGACGAGATGGGGCTGCGCCTGCGCTGGGAGCTACAACTTCCGGGAGGACTGCACCGCGCAGCACCCGTGCATGCGGGAGATCAGCTGCTGTTGAGCCTGCGGGACGAGGGTTATCCCGCCAGCAACGGGGTCTGTTGTATTGAGGTGGGTAGTGGAGATCTGGCGTGGCATGCACGCACGGATGCGACGGTGAAAAATAGCGTGGCTGTGGATGATGGCATCTGCGCGGCTGTGTCAGTTACCGGGCGGGTGCATGCGCTGGAGGAGGCGTCGGGCCGTCTGCTGTGGCATGCGAATCTGCCCGGGTATCCCGACCGCTGGGTTTACACGTCTCCGGTTATTGCAGATGGGTTTTTGTACGCAGGGGCGAAGGCCGGTTATGCGGCTTTTGATCTAAAGACGGGGGAGCAGAAGTGGTATGTACCTGTTGAAGACAGCGATAACTGGGCGTGTTACGCAAGTCCCCAGGTTTATGAGGACCTGCTTTTCCTGCTCGTGCCGCGGCGGGGGCTGATGGCACTGGACCGGCAAAGCGGGGATGTGGCGTGGGAACAGCAGATAGGGGTTGAGTATCCATATCCAACGCCGATTGTGTCCGGAGACCTGCTGGTAAGTGGGGGAGACTCATCGCATTTAACCGCGTTACGGGCAATTTCGGGAGAGGTCGTGTGGAACAAGCCGATCCTTCCGTCCAGTTATCCGACCGGACTGCTCGTGCGGGATGGACGGATCTACGCCACCACACCGGAGGGAGATGCCCTCTGTTTTGATTTCAATTCGGGGGCGCTACTGTGGCGGTTCCAGACGGAAGATAGCTTGCTGGATATGGTGCCCTATCGCAGAGGCGTGCAGAGCATTTTAGCTGCGCCAGTCAATTTTGATGACTGTCTTCTAATCAGCGGGTGTGATGGGTGTTTGTACGCTTTGGATGCCGCTTCCGGTGAATGCCGGGGGCGTGCGGCGTTCGGGTCACCAATTACAGCACCTCCCTGTGTGTGGGGAGACGGCTTGTTTTTAGGGACGTACGATGGGCGGTTTTTCTATTTTGAGCGCGTGGGGGATTGA
- a CDS encoding protein-L-isoaspartate(D-aspartate) O-methyltransferase, producing the protein MQILNNSISAHALLLLLVGVAVISTSHAQDLMERLRERMVRTQIENRGIKAPAVLEAMRKVERHQFVPESYASRAYGDHPLPIGEGQTISQPYIVALMTEVLNLKESDKVLEIGTGSGYQAAILGELCDSIYTIEIVEVLGKRAANLLDTLGYENIKVKVGDGYKGWPEHAPFDAIIVTCSPTQVPQPLQDQLAEGGRMVIPVGKRDAQELVLLTKQEGKLQQQHIIPVRFVPMVDSTGATY; encoded by the coding sequence ATGCAAATACTGAATAACAGCATTTCAGCACATGCTTTACTGCTCTTATTGGTAGGTGTGGCGGTGATCTCTACATCGCATGCACAGGACCTCATGGAGCGATTGCGAGAACGTATGGTAAGGACACAGATTGAAAACCGAGGAATTAAAGCCCCCGCTGTCCTGGAAGCGATGCGGAAAGTGGAACGCCACCAGTTTGTACCCGAGTCTTATGCTTCACGAGCGTACGGTGATCATCCATTACCCATCGGCGAGGGACAGACCATTTCCCAACCGTATATTGTCGCGCTGATGACCGAAGTGCTGAATTTGAAGGAATCGGATAAAGTGCTGGAAATCGGAACGGGATCGGGGTATCAGGCGGCGATTCTGGGCGAATTGTGTGACAGCATCTACACCATAGAAATTGTAGAAGTACTGGGCAAGCGCGCCGCAAACTTGCTCGACACATTGGGATATGAGAACATCAAAGTGAAAGTTGGCGATGGGTACAAAGGATGGCCAGAACACGCACCTTTTGATGCGATTATCGTGACGTGTTCACCAACGCAGGTTCCCCAACCCCTTCAAGATCAACTCGCCGAAGGTGGACGCATGGTAATCCCGGTTGGAAAACGCGATGCACAAGAACTCGTGCTATTGACCAAGCAGGAAGGCAAATTGCAACAGCAACACATTATACCTGTCAGATTCGTGCCAATGGTAGATTCCACCGGAGCGACGTATTAG
- a CDS encoding NAD(P)-dependent oxidoreductase, with translation MLGLIGLGLVGSALVERFRDKGLEIAGYDIDPERIKAHEGDGFTPCKSPADVADKARRIVLSLPDSYVVNDVVTGARGILSAASPGAIIVDTTTADPQMSTALAKRLESRSIRFLDATILGSSKQVRESDVLVMVGGTLPVFELCTDIFEAFSLRTFHMGPSGKGAEAKLIVNLVLGLNRLVLAEGLVLAQKTGVDIDVLLDVFKMGGAYSRVMDIKGEKMITGDFTTQAALDQHLKDVELILDLGARTETPLPVTGLHAQLLRTGVALGLAEQDNSAIVDVLRKMAGIK, from the coding sequence ATGCTCGGTCTTATCGGACTTGGACTCGTCGGGTCCGCACTTGTGGAACGCTTTCGCGACAAAGGTTTAGAAATTGCGGGGTATGATATTGATCCCGAAAGAATAAAAGCGCATGAAGGCGATGGTTTTACGCCTTGCAAATCGCCAGCCGATGTCGCCGATAAAGCGCGTCGCATCGTTCTTTCGCTTCCCGACTCTTATGTTGTCAACGATGTGGTTACAGGTGCGAGGGGCATTTTGTCTGCGGCATCTCCCGGCGCAATTATTGTGGATACTACCACAGCCGATCCGCAGATGTCAACTGCGCTTGCCAAACGTCTTGAAAGCAGAAGTATCCGCTTTCTCGATGCGACTATTCTCGGATCCAGCAAGCAGGTGCGCGAATCAGATGTTCTCGTGATGGTCGGCGGTACTTTACCCGTCTTTGAATTGTGTACAGATATTTTTGAAGCCTTCTCGCTCAGGACCTTTCACATGGGGCCTTCGGGCAAAGGTGCGGAAGCCAAACTCATTGTCAATCTCGTGCTCGGTCTCAACCGTCTCGTACTGGCCGAGGGGCTTGTTCTCGCACAAAAAACGGGGGTAGATATCGATGTTTTGCTCGATGTTTTTAAGATGGGTGGCGCGTATTCTCGCGTGATGGATATTAAAGGCGAAAAAATGATCACCGGAGATTTTACCACTCAGGCCGCATTGGATCAGCACCTAAAAGATGTGGAACTCATCCTCGATCTCGGCGCGCGCACGGAAACGCCGCTGCCCGTAACCGGGCTTCACGCCCAACTTTTGCGCACGGGTGTTGCGCTCGGCCTTGCAGAACAGGACAATTCCGCTATTGTCGATGTGCTGAGAAAAATGGCGGGGATTAAATAA